GCGACAGAATCAGCGTCTGATAGCCCGAGCCGGTGCCGATCTCGAGCACCCGCTCGGGTTCGGTGGCCAGCACCAGTTCGCTCATTCGCGCCACCATCCACGGCTGGGACAGGGTCTGGCCATGACCGATGGGCAGCGATGAGTCCTCATAGGCGCGGTGCGCCAGGGCCTCGTCAAGAAACAGATGGCGCGGCTCGCGGGCCATCGCCTCGAGCACCCGCGGCTCGTCGATGCCGGCCTCGGCGAGCCGCGCGACCATGCGATCGCGGGTGCGCTGCGAGGTCATGCCGATCCCGCTGAGCTCACCCCTGTCCAGACAGCGCATCCAGCCAGCCCCGTACATCGCTGATCGCCGCATGCCGGGTCAGATCGGTGTGCAGCGGAGTGATCGACACGTAACCGGCCTCGACCGCGGCGAAATCGGTGTCCGGGCCGTCGTCGGCGTTCTCGCCGACCGGGGCGATCCAGTAGCGGGTACGTCCGCGCGGGTCCTCGACCTCGAGCGGCCGCTGCGCCGGACCGCGATAACCCATGCGAGTGACGCGAAAGCCGCGGATCTCTTCCCACGGCAGGTCGGGCACGTTGACGTTGAGCAGGCTGCGCGGCGGCAGCGACAACGTATCCGCCGCGCCCACCAGGCTTGCCGCGACCCGCCCGGCGGTCTCGAAATGCTGGGCGCCGACCAGCGACACGGCGATCGCCGCCATGCCCAGGTTGCGGCCTTCCATCGCCGCCGCCACGGTGCCCGAATAGAGCACGTCGTCGCCCAGGTTGCCGCCGTGGTTGATGCCCGAGATCACCAGGTCGGGCTTCTCGTCCCATATCCCGTTGACCCCCAGGTAGACGCAGTCGGCTGGCGTACCGTCGACGCTGTAGAAGCCGTTGTCGAGGGCCGAAAGCGCCAGCGGCCTCGACAGGGTCAGCGAGTTGCTCGCCCCGCTCTTGTCGCGATCCGGCGCCACCACGCGCAGCCGCGCATGCACGCTGAGCGCCTCGTAGAGCGCCTTGAGTCCCGGCGCATGAACGCCATCGTCATTGGAAAGCAGCAATTTACGCATCGTGTCTCCTTTATATCCCGACGCTACAGCGTGGGATGCACGATCAGTTCGCGCAGCACCGCCGTGGCGAAGGCGCCGCGCGGCAATTCGAAATCGATCTCGAGCGTCGCGCCACGGCGTTCGAGACGCGGCTCGATCAGCCGGATGCGCAGCGCGCGCCGGGCCAGGCGCACGCCGCTGCGCTCAAGAGCGCTGCACAGCGCGGCATTGTCGCTTGCCAGGCGGCGCTCGTGGTTCGCCGGCTCGGCCCTCGCCTCGCTCACCCCCGCGCCCCACAGCGGCCCGGCGGGATGCAGATCGAGCCGCGCGGCGCGCGCGGCCAGCGGCGCGCCGCCCGGCAACCCGGCGTCCGCATCGGCGACGAACTGGCTCTGCGTGCCGTCGAGCATCACCACGTCGCCGGCCAGCGGCATCGCCCAGTCGCCGGCGCGGATGCGCGCCGCCAACAGCTCGTTGAACAGATAGCTGCGCGCGGTCGATAGCATCATTCCCTGACGGTCGTCGCGCTTGCGCCAGCCCCTGGCGAGTATGCCACAGGCGCGGGTCAGGTTACGGCCCTCGACACCGAAGCGCTGGGGACCGAAATAGTTGGGCACGCCGGCCGCGACGAGGCGCTGCCAGCGCGTCTCGAGCTCGGGATGGGCGACGATCGGGCCGCTCAGCCGCAACAAAAAGCGGTTGCGACGATGCACGCCGCGCTTGAGCTTGCGCGGGTGGCGCGCATGGGCCAGCACGCAGACCGGCATGTCGCCCAGGCGCA
The genomic region above belongs to Halomonas zincidurans B6 and contains:
- the surE gene encoding 5'/3'-nucleotidase SurE, with amino-acid sequence MRKLLLSNDDGVHAPGLKALYEALSVHARLRVVAPDRDKSGASNSLTLSRPLALSALDNGFYSVDGTPADCVYLGVNGIWDEKPDLVISGINHGGNLGDDVLYSGTVAAAMEGRNLGMAAIAVSLVGAQHFETAGRVAASLVGAADTLSLPPRSLLNVNVPDLPWEEIRGFRVTRMGYRGPAQRPLEVEDPRGRTRYWIAPVGENADDGPDTDFAAVEAGYVSITPLHTDLTRHAAISDVRGWLDALSGQG
- the truD gene encoding tRNA pseudouridine(13) synthase TruD; the encoded protein is MAEAAETPRPGWPPHWPCAHGGPLAAGDYRASPEDFVVEECLDFAPEGHGEHLWLWLEKRDLSTAELARRLARACAVTPRDIGFSGIKDRFAVTRQWLSVHLPGREAPDDLDVRLGDMPVCVLAHARHPRKLKRGVHRRNRFLLRLSGPIVAHPELETRWQRLVAAGVPNYFGPQRFGVEGRNLTRACGILARGWRKRDDRQGMMLSTARSYLFNELLAARIRAGDWAMPLAGDVVMLDGTQSQFVADADAGLPGGAPLAARAARLDLHPAGPLWGAGVSEARAEPANHERRLASDNAALCSALERSGVRLARRALRIRLIEPRLERRGATLEIDFELPRGAFATAVLRELIVHPTL